The following is a genomic window from Acidisarcina sp..
TGCCGAGATTGTTGCAGGCCGCGTTGCGCCACTCATCATCGTGGGCATATACCATGCCGGTGCGCAGCGGCTGTCGGAGTACACCCACATTCCCGACGCGAAGATGGGCGGAGGGAATGCGGATCTTTACGGCAACCTGATCATGCGAGAGCTGATCCCCTTCATCGATCGCACGTATCGAACCCGAACGAACCGCGACAGCACCGGCATGGGTGGTTCCTCGCTCGGTGGCTTGGTGACGCTGTACCTGGGTCTGAAGTATCCGGAGAAATTTGGCAATCTGGCGGTGCTGTCGCCTGCAATCTGGTGGAGCCACCAAAACATCGTGGAATATGTGCAAAAAGTTGCACAGCGGCATCCTCTGCGGCCCCGCATCTGGCTCGACATTGGAGATGCCGAAGGCAGGCGGGCTTTCGAGGAAGCGGAGTTGCTCCACCGCAAGCTGGCCGCTAACGGATGGCGCGGGGACCACGATCTTCATTTTGAACTGGTCCGCGGAGGCACCCATGATGAAACGGCATGGGCAGGCCGCGTAGCTCCGATGCTGCGCTTCCTCTTTCCTGCATAGAGTTGAAAAGCCCGCATGCTGCGCTGCAAATCAGCTGATGCGGGTTGCGGAAAGCTCTGATTTCGGCAATACTTAGGAGTTGGGAAATGTGTGGCCGGGCTGTTCAGCTTGACCCTGGAGCTCTTTTCCTGAATGGCTTAAGCCCTACATACAAGTTTGAAAGGATTTTGACCTGTGCTGATGATTCGTTTGGCGCGCTTTGGTGCGCGTAAGCAGCCGTACTATCGAGTAGTGGTAATTGAGAAGGACCGCGCCCGCAACGGCCGCTCCATTGAAGTGGTGGGCACGTACAATCCCCGCACCAGCCCCGCGACTCTGGACTTCAAGCGCGAGCGCATTGATTACTGGACCAGCAAGGGCGCCCAGCTCTCGGAACGGGTAGCCAAGCTGTTAAAGACTCTGCCTGCGGAGACTGCGGCCGCCTGACGCCCCGGTTCCCAGGGCTTGCTGTACCTGTGAAGTTCCAAGAAGACAGCGAGGCCGGACAAGAGTTTCTCAGCCGGCCAACGCAATACTCCTCCCCCATGACTGACGCACGATCCATGGCAGGTTGACGAGTGTACTTTCTCGGACAATCCCACTGTTGTTCCTGCGTCGGGACTGCTACTATTGCGCTGCCTTAGGCGGCTGGTTTCCGTTGGGGGGCGAACGATGACAAAAGCAGAGAATATGCAAGAACTAGTGGCCGAAATTGCACGCGCGCTCGTCGATGATCCCGGCGCGGTCGTGGTTGAATCTGTCCAGCACGATGAGAATACGATCTTGAAGCTGCGCGTTGCCCCGCAGGATGTGGGCAAAGTGATCGGCAAGCAGGGCCGCACGGCGCGGTCGATGCGAACGATCCTGGGCGCGGTGAGTATGAAGCTGCATCACCGATTTACCCTGGATATTCTGGAAGAAGACAAGACTCCGGCGGCTCCGGCCGAGTGACAGGATCACCCGGATGGCCGTCTCAGGTAAGGTAACGGGCCTCACGGATGGCTGAAGAAACATGGGTATTACTGGCACGATTGGTTCGCCCGCAGGGACGCCGAGGCGAAGTGCTTGCCGATCTGCTGACCGATTTTCCTGAAAAATTCCATGAGCGCAACAGAGTTTTTCTTTTGCCTCCAACGATTGCAAAAAAGCCTGTCGCGCCTCGCGAGATGGAGTTGCAGGAGCATTGGCTGCACAAGGGGCGAGTCGTGCTCAAGTTCGCCGGCATAGACTCGATCAGCGATGCCGAGACGCTCCGCGGAATGGAAGTAGCCATCCCCCGCGAAGAGCGTGCCGCTCTTGCGGAAGATGAAGCCTACATCAGCGAATTGATCGGGTGCCACGTCTTTGCCGGGGAGAGCCTGGAAGACATTGGCGAGATCACTGACGTCGACATGGACTCCACCTCCGTGCCGCTGTTGATTGTGCGACGCCCACGCGGCGAGGAAGCGCTCATCCCCTTTGCCAAAGATTTTCTAAAGCGAATGGACGTTGCCGAAAAGCGCATTGAGATGACTCTGCCCGATGGCTTGCTGGAAATCAACGCTCCCCTGACCGAGGCCGAGCGCGCCGCGATGCAACACGAGGCAGAATCCGAGGCCTCTGCGGAAGAGCCAAATAGTTAAAGCTCAGCTTTAACAAATTCGCCCGCACTCCGCTTGATTGTTCAAGTACTTGTCGAGGGTTTCGGTTCATGTCTCGGTTTAGGTATTTATAGCAAGCGATTGATTTTAAACAGCAACAGCTTTTCCATGAGCCTCTTGCGGCAGCGAAAAGTAGAATCGCAGCAAAGGGATAGTACAACCGAGGAAGACCGCGGCTCCGAATCGCGGCAGGGATAGACAGTTCGCATGCGCTTTGACATCATCACCATTTTTCCAGGCTTCTTCACCGGCATCCTTGAGAACGGCGTGATGAAGCGCGCCATCTCGACGGGGCTTATCGATGTGGGCATCCATGATCTGCGGAACTTTACGCACGACCGTCATCGCACGGTGGACGACCGGCCCTTTGGCGGAGGCGAAGGCATGGTTTTAAAGCCCGAGCCTCTGGCCGAAGCGGTTGAATCTCTCGGCATCGCCGCAAAGGAAGGACGCGATACCAGCCGGGAGACGGTGGTCCTGCTCTCCGCCCAGGGCAAGCGGTATACCCAGGCCACGGCACGCGAGTTCTCGGCGATGGAGCGCGTGGTGATGCTATGCGGGCGCTATGAAGGCGTGGACGAGCGCGTGAGCGAGGCGCTGGCTGACCGCGAGCTATCGATCGGCGACTATGTGCTGTCCGGCGGAGAACTGGGCGCGGCTGTCATCATGGATTCGACCATGCGCCTGCTGCCCGGTGTGCTGGGGAACGAGGCATCGAGCGAGTTTGAGAGCTTTGGACGGGCCGATGGGCTGATGCCGCCATGCGACGAAGGCGGGCCGCCACGCTCCACGCATGGCGCCGGGGGATTGCTCGATTATCCGCATTACACGCGCCCGGCAGAGTTTCGCGGACGGACCGTTCCCGAGGTTCTCTATGGGGGAAATCACGAACAGATCCGTAAATGGCGCAGAGAACAGGCTCTGGAAAAGACTCTGCGCAATCGTCCGGATCTGCTGGAGCACGCGGAGCTGACGCCGGAAGACCGACGATTCCTCGCCTCCCTCAAGGCAAAAATCCACAGGGCGTAAGATGCTCGATCTATCTGGCGGTGTTTGCGATATGATTCTGCTTCCATTCCCTTCTTCCATTCCCATGACTGGAGAAATCCATTGGAACGCCGCCGCTTTCTCAGTTCGTCGCTTGCCGCATCGGCCCTTGCCATGACAAATCCTTCCTGGTCGCAGGGTACTTCCGGCAAGCCGCGCGAGTTCTATGAACTTCGCAAGTATTACCTGCAGTCGGGTCCGCAAACCAGGCTCACGGAGAGCTATCTGGCTGATGCTCTTCTCCCTGCGCTGAACCGGCTCGGCATTGCACCGGTGGGAGCCTTCCGGCTCGACATTGGGCCTGAGACCCCAACCCTGTATCTGCTGCTTCCCTGCACCGCGCTTGAAACGCTGGTTACCGCGGAGCTGCGCCTGGGGCGCGACGAGCAGTTTCTTAAGGCTGCCGAGCCGTTCTGGAATGCGCCCGCTACCGCGCCTGCCTACGTGCGCGTGGAGAGCTCTCTGCTGATTGCATTTGAAGGCTGGCCGAAGCTGGTCGCTCCAACAAAAGGCGAACATCCCGAGAAGCGCATCTTCCAGCTACGGATCTATGAGAGCCCCAGCAACCAGGACCACGTCCGCAAGATTGAGATGTTCCACAGTGGCGAGTTCGAGATCTTCCAGAAGGCCGGCTTTGCGCAGGTCTTTTATGGCGATACGTTGATTGGGCCGCGACTGCCCAACCTAACCTACATGCTGAGCTTTGCGGATCAGACGGAACTGAATGCCCGGTGGAATACCTTCCGCAACGATCCGGCGTGGAAGAAGTTGTCCGGGTCGCCCAGATACAACTTCGAATCCATCGTGAGCAATATCTCGAACTTGATCCTGAGCCCAACGTCTTTTTCGCAGATCTAGTAATGGTTCTCAGATCTGGCGCGGGGAGTTTGGGTAGTGGGGTCAGATCCTTCGCTTAGGACGACAAGACTGAGTGGCGGGCAGGGAGAGGTTGGAAACTGACCGGCCTTTGACACAGTTTCGCGAATCTGCGAATTCCGTGTAAACTAAAGATTCTGAATTAACGACTAGGAATCAGTTATGTCTATTCATCCAATAATGCAGCGGCTGGCCGACAAGCTCCAGCGCACAGATATTCCCGCGTTTGCCGCTGGCGACACCGTCCGCGTGCAAGTCAAGATCAAAGAAGGCGAAAAAGAGCGTCTACAGGCTTTCGAAGGCGTCGTGATTGCAACCAGGAAGGGCCCAGAAGGCAGCTTCACGGTTCGCAAGATGAGCTTTGGCCAGGGTGTTGAGCGCATCTTCCCTTATAACTCCAAGGTTATCGACAAGGTTGAGAAGGTTCGCTCCGCTCGCGTACGCCGCGCCAAGCTCTTCTATCTCCGTGGCCTGCGTGGCAAGGCTGCCCGCCTGAAGGAAGTCGAGCGCACGTAGTTCGTCCTCGGCCATATTCATCAAGGCTCCAGATCAGACGCCCCGGAACTGCCATCGCAACCGGGGCGTTGCTGCGTTGTCGCCATGGCGGCCCATCTATTGCTGCGGCATTGTGTTGCTGCGGCCGCATCCTTCGTATTGACTCGTCAGGCTCGCTGTTTTGCACAGCGGCAATGTGCACTAGACTTGTCCTTGGATCATGCCTTCCAATCCCAACGCGGTCGATCTGGAGCTTGAGTGCCTCGATGAGGAACCTGAGGTCTCGGCGGCAACGCTGAAGCTGCGCATGCTGCGGAAGCTGGTGTGTGGCAACAAGTATGAGCGGGCCGCACGAGCTGCTGGTGCGACGGTGATTGCCGGAGTCGACGAGGTAGGCCGTGGCGCCCTGTTTGGCCCGGTGGTTGCAGCCGCAGTCATACTCCCGGAGGGATGCAGAATCCGTGGCTTGCGCGACTCCAAGCAGTTGACGCGGGAGGAGCGCGAGCGCATGGCGTCGATCGTCGAGCGCAAGGCCATTTGCATCGCGATCGAAGAGGTAGACTCCGCGACGATCGATCGCGTGAACATCTACCAGGCCACACGCATCGCCATGACGGCCGCGGTTTCGCGGCTTTCCCCTGCTCCGGATCATCTTCTGATCGACGCCATGCGATTGGACCTTGCTTGTGCGCAGACCAGCATCATCTATGGCGACAGCCTGAGCGTTTCCATCGCGGCGGCATCTGTGGTCGCGAAGGTCTACCGCGACAACGTCCTCCGAGAGCTGGACCGCAAATATCCGCAATATGGGCTGGCCTCACACAAGGGATATGGGACGCCAGACCACCGGGCAGCCTTGTTGCGCTATGGGCCAAGCGATCTCCACCGCCGCAGCTTTCGCCCGGTAGCGGAGTCTTCGCAGGCATGGGGTGAACCTTCCGAATCCTGAGCCGCGTCTAATTCTGAGGAGAACAACTTGGGATTGAGACTGATGTGTACCACCGCGCATCCTGACGACGAGAGCGCCGCGTTTGGCGGCTCTCTGCTGATGGCACACGAGCAGGGCGTCGAAACCAGCGTCATCTGCATGACGGATGGCAATGCGGCAACCTTTCGCGGCGAGGCGAAGAATGCGGCGGAGCTGGCAGCGATGCGACGGAAGGAGTTTGCCGCAGCCTGCAATCAACTGGGCGTGGCACATGGCGAAGTGCTCGACCTGCAGGATGGCCAGTTGCCACACGCTGACTTCTACCAGGCTGCCGGGGAGCTGGTGCAGCGCATCCGGCGTTACCGTCCCCAGGTAATCCTCACCTTTGGCAGCGAAGGCGGCGTGAATCTGCACCGTGACCACACGATGGTCAGCTTGATGACGACGGCGGCATTCCATTGGGCTGGCCGCAGCGCTTATTTCCCGGAGCAGATTGCTCAGGGATTCGCCGCCTATGCGCCGCAGAAGCTGTATGTGTTGCAGGCTCCCTTTCTTGCTTCGCGTGAGGCGGAGAGAACGACGGCAATCACTCCCTGCTCGTTGAGGCTGGACCTTGACCAATACAAACAGAAGAAGCTCGATGCTTTTCTTATGCACTCCACCCAACGAGGCGTGGTGGACCGCGTGCGAGACGAATTTGACAAGCATGGCGGGCAGGAATGTTATCTGCTGGTGGCCAGCCGGATAGACGGCTGCAGCGACACCTCCTTGTTCGGTGGAGTGCAGGAAGACTAGGGGAAGCTTGTGTGCAAGAGCACCAGGTTGTCGCGAGAAGGAACAGCGCGGAAGGCGCTCCCGCTCCTGCTGGCCTGCTGCTGTTCGATTCTGGCGATGTGGGCATGCGTGGGAGCAAACGCGCAGGAGCAAGGCGAGATCACCCCGGGCAACGGCTCCGTGGCAGGTCACGTCTTCTGCTCGGACACGCAGAAACCGGCCCGCTTTGCGCAGGTACGCTTGATTCGCGCAGCCGATGGAGCGCGCGGCTTCGGCGGTGGCAACACTGGAGTGACCACCGCAGACGGCAGCTTCTCGATCGGCAATGTTCCGCCGGGAGACTACTTCGTCAGCGCGCAGATGCCTGGGTATATTGATCCTCTGCGAAGCCTTGGACTGCGTGGATTGCGGCAAGGCGCTGCGTTGCCAGAGGCCGTCAAGGCCATGCTCACCAAGGTTACGGTGGCAGCGGATCAGTCAGCAACGGTACAGGTGACCGCCTTCCGTGGCGCGGTGCTTGCCGGCACCCTCACCTACGACGATGGAACACCAGCCGCCGGAATTCCCGTCTCCGCCCAGCGTATGGAAGACTCGAACGCTGACGGAGATATCTCAGAATCAGGAGGCCGGGACCTTGCCTTTACGAACAGCGGCGATCGTGGCGACTTCCGCCTGGGAGGGCTGCCGGATGGCGTATACATCCTGAGAGCGCGGCCGCGTGGCTCCAATGGGCCGGGAACGCTGCCCATCTACTATGGGAACACCTTGCGAAAGAGCGAGGCCAGGCGCCTGGAGATCAAGGCGGGCGAAGAACGCTCCGGGCTCGACATACAGATTCCCGCACTGAGCCTTCGGCAGGTCAGCGGTGTAGTCCAGGCTGCTAAGGATGGCCACGGAATCGGGCGGGCGACGGTCTCGCTCACGTTAAACGGCGAATCGAGCGAGGCCTTGAACACGATCTCCGGCCCGGACGGAGGATTCCGCTTCGTGGGTGTGCCCAATGGCAAGTTCACGGTGCGCGTCAGCGGCGCCTCCGATGCGGCGGCAGGACATGGTGCAGCGGGAGACACGACCGAGAGCGTCGTTCCCTACGGCCCGGACGAGCAGAACATTGAGTTGAACGGGAGCGATGTGGACCACGTGATCCTGAGCCTTCCAGCGCTGAACGCGCAGGGCTCTGCGAATCCCTAGCTCTTCCCCGAAGCGAAAATCTACGTGCTTACGCTGACGGCAGCGGCGCGGGAGCGATGCTTGATCCGCGCGGTAAGAGGCCGCGCGAGAAGCACGATCGCCAAAATCACGGTAATGGTGAGTGGAGTTCTCACTCCTGCCTTCACCAGCCACCAGTAATGAATCACGCCGAGGATGGCTGCTGCGTATACCAGGCGATGAAGCTTCTGCCAGTTTTTGCCGAGCTTGCGAATCGACCATTTGGTTGATGTGAGCGCCAGCGGCAGCAGCAGGAGCCACGCCGAGATGCCCGCAGTCACGTAACGCCGCTTCAGAATGTCCGCTGCCATAGCCTTCAGGTCGAAGTAAGAGTAGAGGCCGACGTAGGTAAGCAGATGCAGCGATGCATAGAAGAAGGCGAACAGACCCAGCAGCCTGCGAAAGCGTATCAACCAGGAGAGACGCGGGGAGAGCCGTCGCAGAGGCGTGATGGCGAGCGAAATCACCAGCAGCCGGATGGTCGCCAGTCCGGTGCAATAAGTAATGGTGCGTGTGGGGTCCGGCCCTAAAGAGGTGAACACGGCGCGATACACCAGGCTGGCCAACGGGTAGAGGCAAGCCATCCAAACCAGCACCTTGAGCACTACGATCTTGCGATTCGACATGCGTTGCCGTCCATCGCGCAGGCACCCTGCGCTGCATTAATAATTTTTCTTCAGATCCATGCCGGCATAGAGATGCGCGACCTGATCGCCATAGCCGTTGAACATTAGAGTGGGGCGGCGCTGCTTGTAGAAAGGCTCCCCGATCCGCCGCTCATATTTCTGCGTCCATCGCGGGTGATCGACATTCGGGTTGACGTTGGAGTAGAAGCCATATTCGCCCGGAGTCATATCATTCCACGCGGTATGCGGCTGCTGGGCAACAAAGCGCACCTTGACGATTGACTTGGCAGACTTGAATCCATACTTCCACGGCACGACTACGCGAACCGGAGCGCCATCCTGATTGGGCAGCACTTCGCCATACAGGCCGAAGGTCAGCAACGTCAGGGGATGCATCGCTTCATCCATGCGCAGTCCCTCCGAGTATGGCCAGTTCAGGGAGACCATCTTGAGGTACGGCATTTGTTTGGGGTCGTCGAGCGTCAGGAACTGAACATACTTCGCGGTGCTGAGCGGCTCGCATCGCTTGATGAACTCCGATAGTGAGTATCCCACCCAGGGAATCACCATGCTCCACGCTTCCACGCAGCGAAGCCGATAGACACGCTCTTCGAGAGGAACCAGCTTCAGCAACGTATCGATATCGAAGGTCTTCTTATTCTTAACGAGGCCATCTACGGTGATGGTCCAGGGACGGGTCTGCAGCTTTCCGGCATAGCGGGCCGGGTCGCCCTTGTCCGTGCCAAACTCATAAAAATTGTTGTAGGTGGTGATGTCTTTCAGGGTGGTCAGCTTTTCTCCGGTGGTGGAGAGGGGGCTGCTCACGGTCGCCAGTTTTGTTCCTGCATGTACTACGGAAGACGAATCGACCAGGCGCCTCACACGGTCCGCCCCCAGCGCCATCGCACCCGCTGCCACCGCTGCCCCAATAAAATTGCGGCGGTTGAGATAGGCGGAGTGAGGCGTAATGTCGGAAGATGGAATGTCGTTGGGTTTGCGGATGAGCATGGACGCTACCTCTCAAAGATCTTAGACGTAACTGCGAGCCGAAGATTACCGCCCGGGATTATAGTCAGATTCAGCGACCCTTCACGAGGACTCATTCCTTTAACGGAGTGAGATGAATTTGAATTCATAAAGAGAGACGGAATGATAGACGACAAGAGTGCGAACCCGCAGGACCGCGACCGCATGCGGCAGGCAGCCGAACTTCTGCTGAAAGCCAGGCGCACCGGCAATCCCATAGACGAGCTGCCGGAAGCCTTGCGCCCCCACACGCAGGAGGAGGCCTACGCTCTGCAGGACACCATTGCGGAAGCGCTTGGGGCGATTGGCGGCTGGAAGATTGGAGTGCCGAATCCGCAAGCGACTCCGCTCTTTGGCCCTATGCCGCTGATGGGCGGCTTCGCCCGCTCGGGTGACACGCTGGCCGAGGACTATCGGCGTCTGCGCGGACTGGAGGCGGAGATTGCGTTCCGCTTTGGCCGTGACTTGCCGGTGCGCCCGCAGCCGTATTCGCGAGAAGAGGTTCTCGCCGCAATCGAAAGCTGCCATCCGGCGATTGAGGTGCTGGAGTCCGGCTTCACCGATCCGGACAAAGTGGACCGCCTGTCGATGATTGGCGATCTGCAGATGAACGGTGGATTTGTCTATGGCGAGTCCTTGCCGCACTGGCGCGACATCGACTTCGGAGCCGAGGGAGTCACAATCTCAGTGGACGGCGCGGTGCGCGTTGAGGCACGAGGCTCATGTGGCGCCGGAAGCGACCTGGTGCACCTGCTGGTGTGGCTGGCGAATGAAGGGCAATATCGAACCGGAGGCCTGAATGCCGGGGACTGGGTGACGACGGGCAGTTGGACGGGCAAAACTATGGCCGAGGCGCACTCGGAGGCAGTGGTGCATTTCGAGCATTTCGGATCGGTGTCGATTCGGTTTGCTTGAGGCTCTGACCAGGGGATCGGTCTGACTAGGAACGGGCTCGACTACGATCCGAGTCAGCTAAGGGTCTTTTCCGAATTTGCTACTGTTGCAGATGCAAATGGCCATTCTCCGCGGATGCGGGAGCGGATCAGGAAGATCACCGTGCCCGAGATGGCAACGGCAGCGGCGTAGGAGAATTCCCGCATCGCCTCGTGCCGCGATAGAAGGATAAAGAGGAAGCCGGCAAAGGCGAGAATGGGCGGCAGCGGATAGAGCCATATGCGAAATGGCCGCGGCCGCTCCGGCTCGCGAATGCGCAGAAGGATGACGCCCACCTGCTGCAACAGGAACTGGAGAACGATGCGGATGGCCACCAGAGCCGCGATTACATGCGGCAGGTCAAAGAAACAAAAGATGGTTGCAACGCCGCCCAGCGCAATCAGCGAGCGGTAGGGAAAGTGATGCACCGGGTGCAATTTGGCGAAGAAGCGGAAGTAATTGCCGTCTAGCGCAGCGGCATAGGGTACTCGCGAGTAGCCAAGCACCAGGGAGAAGACCGAGGCGAACGCGGTCCATATAACCAGGCCGGCGATTGCATGGGCGGCAAACGTTCCGAAGGTCCTCTGCATCACCACGGCAACCACAGCGAGCTTGGAACTGATGTCTGCGCCGGAGCGCAACTCCTGCCACGGCACCACGCCCAGCACGCTGAGATTCATCAGCAGGTAGAGGGCCGCCACCAGCACAACCGAGAGCAGGATGGCACGAGGAATATTGCGTCCGGGATTCTTGATCTCCGCCCCCAGAAAGCTGACGTTGTAATAGCCCCAGTAGCAATATGTAGCCAGCAGCGTAGCGGCGCCCAGCCCTTCAAAGAAGGAGCGATCCATGCGGAATGCCCCCGGTGGTAGCGTGAACGCCAGCGCGGGATGAAAGTGTGTGAAGCCGGCAACAATTACGGCGGAGATGGTAAACACCACACCTGCCCACAGCACCCACGCCAGATACGTGATGGAGCGGACATTGCGGTAGAGCAACACGACGACCAGTACGCAGGAGCCCGCCGCCGAGAGGCTCGTATAGTGCAGAAATCCCAGCGCAGGAATGGCGGGAAAGACCTTCGCGGCCAGGGGAGGCCAGAGGTAGGCAGCGTATTGCGACAGTCCAATGCAGCCTGAAGCGATGGAGAGCGGGGCGCTGAATCCCACCTGCCAGACGTAAAGAAACGAGAAGAGGCGCCCGAGGCCCTGCGGTCCATAAATCTCGCGAAGAAATGCGTAGGACCCGCCGGCCTTCGGCATGGACGCGCCCAGCTCCGCCCACACCAGCCCATCGCAGATCGCAATCAGGGCGCCCAATACCCAGCCCAGCATAGCTTGCGGGCCGCCCATGGCGATGATGATGAGCGGCATGGCGATGAAGGGGCCGACGCCGATCATGTTCAGCATGTTCAGGGAGACAGCGCTGCCCAGGCCA
Proteins encoded in this region:
- a CDS encoding alpha/beta hydrolase-fold protein — its product is MHPGLYPSSAGEGRNSRLQIHRRWHSHFLPERDIVVYLPPGYEEDAERRYPVLYLHDGQNLFDPETSFIPGKTWQVRERADAEIVAGRVAPLIIVGIYHAGAQRLSEYTHIPDAKMGGGNADLYGNLIMRELIPFIDRTYRTRTNRDSTGMGGSSLGGLVTLYLGLKYPEKFGNLAVLSPAIWWSHQNIVEYVQKVAQRHPLRPRIWLDIGDAEGRRAFEEAELLHRKLAANGWRGDHDLHFELVRGGTHDETAWAGRVAPMLRFLFPA
- the rpsP gene encoding 30S ribosomal protein S16, with product MIRLARFGARKQPYYRVVVIEKDRARNGRSIEVVGTYNPRTSPATLDFKRERIDYWTSKGAQLSERVAKLLKTLPAETAAA
- a CDS encoding KH domain-containing protein; this translates as MQELVAEIARALVDDPGAVVVESVQHDENTILKLRVAPQDVGKVIGKQGRTARSMRTILGAVSMKLHHRFTLDILEEDKTPAAPAE
- the rimM gene encoding ribosome maturation factor RimM (Essential for efficient processing of 16S rRNA), translating into MAEETWVLLARLVRPQGRRGEVLADLLTDFPEKFHERNRVFLLPPTIAKKPVAPREMELQEHWLHKGRVVLKFAGIDSISDAETLRGMEVAIPREERAALAEDEAYISELIGCHVFAGESLEDIGEITDVDMDSTSVPLLIVRRPRGEEALIPFAKDFLKRMDVAEKRIEMTLPDGLLEINAPLTEAERAAMQHEAESEASAEEPNS
- the trmD gene encoding tRNA (guanosine(37)-N1)-methyltransferase TrmD, with amino-acid sequence MRFDIITIFPGFFTGILENGVMKRAISTGLIDVGIHDLRNFTHDRHRTVDDRPFGGGEGMVLKPEPLAEAVESLGIAAKEGRDTSRETVVLLSAQGKRYTQATAREFSAMERVVMLCGRYEGVDERVSEALADRELSIGDYVLSGGELGAAVIMDSTMRLLPGVLGNEASSEFESFGRADGLMPPCDEGGPPRSTHGAGGLLDYPHYTRPAEFRGRTVPEVLYGGNHEQIRKWRREQALEKTLRNRPDLLEHAELTPEDRRFLASLKAKIHRA
- a CDS encoding NIPSNAP family protein, which produces MERRRFLSSSLAASALAMTNPSWSQGTSGKPREFYELRKYYLQSGPQTRLTESYLADALLPALNRLGIAPVGAFRLDIGPETPTLYLLLPCTALETLVTAELRLGRDEQFLKAAEPFWNAPATAPAYVRVESSLLIAFEGWPKLVAPTKGEHPEKRIFQLRIYESPSNQDHVRKIEMFHSGEFEIFQKAGFAQVFYGDTLIGPRLPNLTYMLSFADQTELNARWNTFRNDPAWKKLSGSPRYNFESIVSNISNLILSPTSFSQI
- the rplS gene encoding 50S ribosomal protein L19, with protein sequence MSIHPIMQRLADKLQRTDIPAFAAGDTVRVQVKIKEGEKERLQAFEGVVIATRKGPEGSFTVRKMSFGQGVERIFPYNSKVIDKVEKVRSARVRRAKLFYLRGLRGKAARLKEVERT
- a CDS encoding ribonuclease HII, coding for MPSNPNAVDLELECLDEEPEVSAATLKLRMLRKLVCGNKYERAARAAGATVIAGVDEVGRGALFGPVVAAAVILPEGCRIRGLRDSKQLTREERERMASIVERKAICIAIEEVDSATIDRVNIYQATRIAMTAAVSRLSPAPDHLLIDAMRLDLACAQTSIIYGDSLSVSIAAASVVAKVYRDNVLRELDRKYPQYGLASHKGYGTPDHRAALLRYGPSDLHRRSFRPVAESSQAWGEPSES
- a CDS encoding PIG-L family deacetylase — its product is MGLRLMCTTAHPDDESAAFGGSLLMAHEQGVETSVICMTDGNAATFRGEAKNAAELAAMRRKEFAAACNQLGVAHGEVLDLQDGQLPHADFYQAAGELVQRIRRYRPQVILTFGSEGGVNLHRDHTMVSLMTTAAFHWAGRSAYFPEQIAQGFAAYAPQKLYVLQAPFLASREAERTTAITPCSLRLDLDQYKQKKLDAFLMHSTQRGVVDRVRDEFDKHGGQECYLLVASRIDGCSDTSLFGGVQED
- a CDS encoding carboxypeptidase-like regulatory domain-containing protein, whose translation is MSREGTARKALPLLLACCCSILAMWACVGANAQEQGEITPGNGSVAGHVFCSDTQKPARFAQVRLIRAADGARGFGGGNTGVTTADGSFSIGNVPPGDYFVSAQMPGYIDPLRSLGLRGLRQGAALPEAVKAMLTKVTVAADQSATVQVTAFRGAVLAGTLTYDDGTPAAGIPVSAQRMEDSNADGDISESGGRDLAFTNSGDRGDFRLGGLPDGVYILRARPRGSNGPGTLPIYYGNTLRKSEARRLEIKAGEERSGLDIQIPALSLRQVSGVVQAAKDGHGIGRATVSLTLNGESSEALNTISGPDGGFRFVGVPNGKFTVRVSGASDAAAGHGAAGDTTESVVPYGPDEQNIELNGSDVDHVILSLPALNAQGSANP
- a CDS encoding protein-methionine-sulfoxide reductase heme-binding subunit MsrQ — encoded protein: MSNRKIVVLKVLVWMACLYPLASLVYRAVFTSLGPDPTRTITYCTGLATIRLLVISLAITPLRRLSPRLSWLIRFRRLLGLFAFFYASLHLLTYVGLYSYFDLKAMAADILKRRYVTAGISAWLLLLPLALTSTKWSIRKLGKNWQKLHRLVYAAAILGVIHYWWLVKAGVRTPLTITVILAIVLLARPLTARIKHRSRAAAVSVST
- the msrP gene encoding protein-methionine-sulfoxide reductase catalytic subunit MsrP, with protein sequence MLIRKPNDIPSSDITPHSAYLNRRNFIGAAVAAGAMALGADRVRRLVDSSSVVHAGTKLATVSSPLSTTGEKLTTLKDITTYNNFYEFGTDKGDPARYAGKLQTRPWTITVDGLVKNKKTFDIDTLLKLVPLEERVYRLRCVEAWSMVIPWVGYSLSEFIKRCEPLSTAKYVQFLTLDDPKQMPYLKMVSLNWPYSEGLRMDEAMHPLTLLTFGLYGEVLPNQDGAPVRVVVPWKYGFKSAKSIVKVRFVAQQPHTAWNDMTPGEYGFYSNVNPNVDHPRWTQKYERRIGEPFYKQRRPTLMFNGYGDQVAHLYAGMDLKKNY
- a CDS encoding APC family permease, encoding MSDVNSSQPESDSAAAPQLSRQIGLGSAVSLNMLNMIGVGPFIAMPLIIIAMGGPQAMLGWVLGALIAICDGLVWAELGASMPKAGGSYAFLREIYGPQGLGRLFSFLYVWQVGFSAPLSIASGCIGLSQYAAYLWPPLAAKVFPAIPALGFLHYTSLSAAGSCVLVVVLLYRNVRSITYLAWVLWAGVVFTISAVIVAGFTHFHPALAFTLPPGAFRMDRSFFEGLGAATLLATYCYWGYYNVSFLGAEIKNPGRNIPRAILLSVVLVAALYLLMNLSVLGVVPWQELRSGADISSKLAVVAVVMQRTFGTFAAHAIAGLVIWTAFASVFSLVLGYSRVPYAAALDGNYFRFFAKLHPVHHFPYRSLIALGGVATIFCFFDLPHVIAALVAIRIVLQFLLQQVGVILLRIREPERPRPFRIWLYPLPPILAFAGFLFILLSRHEAMREFSYAAAVAISGTVIFLIRSRIRGEWPFASATVANSEKTLS